A window of the Deltaproteobacteria bacterium genome harbors these coding sequences:
- the mpl gene encoding UDP-N-acetylmuramate:L-alanyl-gamma-D-glutamyl-meso-diaminopimelate ligase: MTQRIHLTAICGMGMGSLAGLLKGKGFEVTGSDQQVYPPMSTQLEQLGISIQQGFDPRHLEPRPDLVIVGNAVSKTNPEVEALLQMKIPYLSMPEALDRFFLKGHRSIVIAGTHGKTTTSALVAWLLKQTGRAPGFLVGGVLKNTGQSYEIGKSNYFVVEGDEYDSAFFDKGPKFLHYHPDLLILNPIEFDHADIYRDLPHLLSSFERLVGQISPTGLVIAHSKNENVRSLFPRIPCRLLTFGTDPEADIYAEKIAFKPTQTEFEVVYKKEKVGMISSPMIGRHNVENLLAVIATLLEEGVPFREIQQAVQSFQGVKRRQEILGCFRGVTVIDDFAHHPTAIRETLKAVRLANPKGPIWAIFEPRSNTTRRRVFQREFPSAFENADHTLIAPVYHPEKIPPEERLDPQEIVRELEAQGKDAFACESIDQIVEKVISQVREGETICLMSNGSFGNVAEKLIRKLEARG; the protein is encoded by the coding sequence ATGACCCAAAGAATTCATCTCACTGCGATATGCGGTATGGGGATGGGATCTCTCGCAGGACTTCTCAAGGGAAAAGGATTTGAAGTGACCGGTTCCGATCAACAGGTCTATCCGCCAATGAGTACTCAATTGGAGCAGCTCGGGATCTCGATCCAACAGGGCTTCGATCCTCGTCATCTGGAGCCAAGGCCTGATCTTGTGATCGTCGGAAATGCGGTCTCCAAGACAAATCCGGAGGTCGAGGCGCTTCTGCAGATGAAGATCCCCTACCTCTCCATGCCGGAGGCACTGGACCGGTTTTTTCTGAAAGGGCATCGTTCTATCGTTATTGCCGGGACCCATGGAAAAACCACCACCTCCGCCCTCGTCGCCTGGCTTTTGAAGCAAACCGGTCGAGCGCCCGGCTTTTTGGTTGGAGGGGTTTTAAAAAATACCGGTCAATCGTATGAAATTGGCAAAAGCAACTATTTCGTCGTTGAAGGGGATGAGTACGACAGCGCTTTTTTTGATAAAGGACCGAAGTTTCTGCATTACCATCCAGACCTCCTGATCCTGAATCCGATAGAGTTCGACCATGCCGACATCTATCGCGACCTTCCCCACCTTCTTTCCTCTTTTGAAAGGCTTGTGGGGCAGATCTCTCCGACGGGACTCGTGATCGCCCATTCAAAGAATGAGAATGTCCGATCGTTGTTTCCGCGAATCCCCTGCCGTCTCCTGACCTTCGGAACCGATCCTGAGGCGGATATCTATGCTGAAAAAATCGCCTTCAAGCCGACACAAACCGAATTCGAGGTCGTTTATAAAAAAGAAAAGGTCGGAATGATCTCAAGCCCGATGATCGGGAGACACAATGTCGAAAACCTGCTCGCGGTTATCGCAACGCTTCTCGAAGAGGGAGTTCCTTTTCGGGAGATTCAGCAAGCGGTACAAAGTTTTCAGGGGGTCAAGAGGCGCCAGGAGATCCTGGGCTGCTTCAGGGGAGTCACTGTTATCGACGACTTTGCCCATCACCCCACCGCCATTCGGGAAACCCTGAAGGCGGTACGGCTTGCCAATCCCAAAGGACCGATCTGGGCTATTTTCGAACCGCGTTCCAATACGACCAGGCGACGTGTCTTTCAGAGAGAGTTCCCTTCGGCCTTTGAGAACGCCGATCACACCCTGATCGCCCCGGTTTACCATCCGGAAAAAATTCCGCCTGAGGAACGCCTCGATCCCCAGGAAATTGTCCGGGAACTTGAAGCCCAGGGGAAAGATGCCTTTGCCTGTGAATCGATCGACCAGATCGTTGAAAAAGTGATCTCTCAAGTCAGAGAGGGAGAGACGATCTGTCTCATGTCTAATGGAAGTTTTGGGAATGTTGCCGAAAAACTGATCCGAAAGCTGGAGGCGAGAGGATAA
- a CDS encoding beta-lactamase family protein, whose product MYRFEEEISKAIEEGVFPGASLLVARGDEVLYRNFFGYATLLPQKELLTEKTRFDIASLTKPVATAALAFFFLKEKRLSLDTPIVKQLKGLEGEDKAKMTLRHLLKHTSGLPAWKPYSEELKKEKPEFFGRREAKAIYLDKISQESLERPVAYQRIYSDLGFILLGIYLEKISDTPLDRLFKQQIADPLGLEQTSYLPNDQPPENRDLFAATEDSTLRGRLIRGEVHDDNAYALGGVAGHAGLFSHIDDLHRLLVEWKKGYAGKSELFPRDLVDEFIAAKVKVKLGWDTPSESQSQAGTAFSGNTIGHLGYTGCSFWMDLEQGFHVIFLTNRVHPTSKNEKIKEFRPLLHDLIYKELIGQ is encoded by the coding sequence ATGTACAGATTTGAAGAGGAAATTTCGAAAGCGATCGAAGAAGGGGTCTTCCCGGGCGCCTCCCTGCTGGTCGCTCGCGGAGACGAGGTCCTCTATAGAAACTTCTTTGGCTACGCAACGCTCCTGCCACAAAAAGAACTCCTCACGGAAAAGACGCGTTTTGATATCGCCTCGCTCACAAAACCGGTGGCGACAGCAGCGCTTGCCTTTTTCTTTCTGAAGGAGAAACGACTGAGTCTCGATACGCCGATTGTCAAACAACTGAAGGGACTGGAGGGAGAGGACAAGGCCAAGATGACCCTGCGGCATCTCCTCAAACATACCTCCGGACTCCCCGCCTGGAAGCCCTACTCTGAGGAGCTCAAAAAAGAGAAACCGGAGTTTTTTGGCCGCAGGGAGGCCAAGGCGATCTATTTGGACAAGATCTCCCAGGAATCTCTTGAGCGCCCCGTCGCCTATCAGAGGATTTACAGTGACTTGGGATTTATTCTGCTTGGCATCTATCTCGAAAAGATCTCCGACACCCCACTCGATCGTCTTTTCAAACAACAGATTGCCGATCCTCTGGGATTAGAACAAACCTCCTATCTTCCAAATGACCAACCTCCAGAAAACCGCGATCTTTTTGCCGCGACGGAGGACTCAACCCTGCGGGGAAGGCTGATCCGGGGTGAGGTCCACGACGACAATGCCTATGCCCTCGGAGGGGTCGCTGGTCATGCCGGTCTCTTTTCCCACATCGATGATCTTCATCGCCTGCTCGTTGAGTGGAAAAAGGGTTATGCAGGGAAGAGTGAGCTCTTCCCCAGAGATCTTGTGGACGAATTCATCGCGGCGAAGGTGAAGGTTAAGCTGGGGTGGGACACCCCGTCAGAATCTCAATCACAGGCAGGAACGGCATTCTCCGGAAATACTATAGGACATCTCGGATATACCGGCTGCTCGTTCTGGATGGATCTGGAACAGGGTTTCCATGTCATCTTTCTCACGAACCGTGTCCATCCGACCTCTAAAAACGAGAAAATCAAAGAGTTTCGTCCCCTCCTGCATGATCTGATCTATAAGGAGTTGATCGGACAATGA
- a CDS encoding LD-carboxypeptidase, with translation MGKLRPLKKGSCIGIAAPAGPISRPRFLRGVRNLKRAGFSVSYSRGIFSQNGYLAGDDDRRSRELGKLLNDPRTDAILFARGGYGTQRLLPFLKKTRPKIVVGFSDLTVLLATLWKRWGIPTLYGPMVATQLTKKRVVTRLKKALSDPRWFQMHPFSARKTFRGGRATGRLLGGCLTLFVSLIGTPYDVDTTGSILFLEDVDEPPYVVDRMMTQLEQAGKLKGVRGIILGTFRLKKKLFPSEIEKVFRERLRNFKGPVLWGTRFGHCSNPEMVPFGGVGRIQGKKLIIEKGIFDVQI, from the coding sequence TTGGGGAAACTTCGACCATTAAAAAAAGGGAGCTGTATCGGGATTGCGGCGCCTGCAGGACCGATTTCGAGACCCCGTTTCTTGAGAGGAGTTCGGAATCTCAAAAGGGCCGGCTTTTCTGTCTCTTATAGTCGAGGCATCTTCTCTCAAAACGGCTACCTCGCCGGTGATGACGACCGACGCTCGCGGGAGCTGGGCAAGCTCCTCAACGATCCCAGAACCGATGCGATCCTTTTCGCGCGTGGTGGGTATGGGACCCAACGCCTCCTCCCATTCTTAAAAAAAACAAGACCCAAGATTGTTGTCGGATTCAGTGACTTGACGGTCCTTCTCGCCACACTTTGGAAGAGATGGGGAATTCCGACCCTCTACGGACCTATGGTCGCGACTCAACTTACGAAGAAAAGGGTCGTCACCCGTCTGAAAAAAGCGCTTTCTGATCCTCGCTGGTTTCAAATGCATCCCTTCTCGGCCCGAAAGACATTTCGAGGGGGTCGGGCCACCGGCCGCCTGCTGGGTGGTTGTCTGACGTTGTTCGTCTCGTTAATTGGAACTCCCTATGACGTCGATACCACCGGTTCAATCCTGTTTCTCGAGGATGTCGACGAACCTCCCTATGTGGTTGACCGGATGATGACTCAGCTTGAACAGGCGGGAAAATTAAAAGGGGTAAGGGGGATTATCCTCGGAACGTTTCGACTCAAGAAAAAGCTCTTCCCCTCGGAAATTGAAAAGGTCTTTCGTGAACGACTCCGAAATTTCAAAGGCCCTGTATTATGGGGAACTCGTTTTGGTCATTGTTCCAACCCGGAAATGGTTCCATTCGGTGGGGTAGGTCGGATTCAGGGCAAGAAACTGATCATTGAAAAGGGAATATTTGATGTACAGATTTGA
- a CDS encoding CBS domain-containing protein encodes MICPACGKKNIDGVDECEFCLQNLSSLDGVLPTTKFTKALMEDPIAKMKPRDGLWVSPKALIREAIQKMTDNHVGCIFVGNQDQIEGLVTERDILFKVLGKDKKAFANPIRSIMTADPVVLDESDSLAYALNQMSVAGFRHLPIHREGKGLGIISVRDILRHLSKLFPETAA; translated from the coding sequence ATGATCTGCCCGGCCTGTGGGAAAAAGAATATCGATGGAGTCGATGAGTGCGAGTTTTGCCTTCAGAACCTCTCGTCGCTCGACGGGGTCCTCCCCACCACAAAGTTCACGAAGGCCTTAATGGAAGATCCGATTGCTAAAATGAAACCTCGAGACGGTCTCTGGGTCTCTCCCAAGGCGTTGATTCGCGAGGCGATCCAAAAAATGACGGATAACCATGTCGGATGCATCTTCGTGGGAAATCAGGACCAGATCGAAGGGCTCGTTACGGAACGGGATATCCTCTTCAAGGTTTTGGGAAAGGATAAAAAGGCCTTTGCGAATCCGATCCGCTCGATCATGACCGCCGATCCTGTGGTCCTCGATGAATCCGACTCCCTCGCCTATGCACTGAACCAGATGTCTGTCGCCGGCTTCCGCCACCTCCCGATTCACCGAGAAGGAAAAGGACTCGGGATCATTTCGGTCCGCGATATTTTGAGACACCTTTCAAAACTGTTTCCTGAAACTGCCGCCTAA
- a CDS encoding 2-oxoacid:ferredoxin oxidoreductase subunit beta — protein sequence MAETSSTPKLSRKDFISDQDVRWCPGCGDYAILSVTQKVLGDLNIPREKYVFVSGIGCSSRMPYYMNTYGFHTIHGRAPAIATGIKAYNPDLSVWVATGDGDGLSIGGNHLLHTLRRNVDLKILLFNNRIYGLTKGQYSPTSELGKKTKSSPYGTIDYPLNPLCFAFGAEATFVARTVDTDTQHMAKVLERAARHKGTAFIEIFQNCVIFNDNAFQEVTDRESRWDKGLYLEHGKPLIFGKEKNKGIRLSPKTFLPEVVTLGQDGVIEGDLLVHDENREDTGYAFMLSRMMPPHFPVPIGIFRSIERPTYDSLLSEQETLALKNQGKADIQKLLNGTETWKVSSL from the coding sequence ATGGCAGAAACAAGCAGCACACCCAAGTTAAGCCGTAAGGACTTCATCTCCGATCAGGATGTTCGGTGGTGTCCAGGGTGTGGAGATTATGCGATCCTCTCCGTCACTCAAAAGGTACTCGGGGATCTGAATATCCCACGTGAAAAATATGTTTTTGTCTCGGGAATCGGCTGCTCGTCCCGCATGCCGTATTACATGAACACCTATGGCTTCCACACCATCCATGGGCGGGCCCCGGCGATTGCGACAGGGATCAAGGCCTACAATCCGGACCTCTCGGTCTGGGTCGCGACAGGTGACGGTGATGGTCTCTCGATCGGCGGGAACCATCTTCTCCATACCCTTCGGAGAAATGTCGATCTCAAGATTCTTCTCTTCAATAACAGGATCTACGGCCTGACGAAGGGGCAGTACTCCCCCACCTCTGAGTTAGGCAAAAAAACGAAATCATCTCCTTACGGAACGATCGATTATCCGCTCAATCCGCTTTGTTTCGCCTTTGGAGCTGAGGCGACCTTTGTCGCACGCACTGTCGATACCGACACCCAACATATGGCAAAAGTCCTTGAACGTGCCGCTCGGCACAAGGGGACAGCATTTATTGAAATTTTTCAAAATTGTGTCATCTTCAACGACAACGCCTTTCAAGAGGTCACGGATCGCGAGAGTCGTTGGGACAAAGGCCTCTATCTGGAACATGGCAAGCCACTCATCTTTGGAAAAGAAAAAAACAAAGGTATCCGGCTCTCCCCCAAAACCTTCCTCCCCGAGGTGGTCACCTTGGGCCAGGACGGGGTCATCGAGGGGGATCTTCTTGTTCACGATGAAAACCGTGAGGATACCGGGTATGCCTTCATGCTCTCACGCATGATGCCGCCCCACTTCCCTGTACCGATCGGTATCTTTCGCTCTATCGAGCGGCCCACTTATGACTCCCTGCTCTCCGAACAAGAAACGCTCGCCCTTAAGAATCAAGGGAAAGCCGATATCCAGAAATTGTTGAATGGAACAGAGACCTGGAAAGTGAGTTCATTATGA
- a CDS encoding 2-oxoacid:acceptor oxidoreductase subunit alpha: MTTPKKQIEERRDVVIRFAGDSGDGMQLTGMQFTTATAIFGNDLATLPDYPAEIRAPAGSLAGVSGFQINFSSRDIRTPGDCPNVLVAMNPAALKTNLDDLEEGGILITNTDAFITQNLKKAGYGTNPIEDGSLAKYEHYQLPITTLNAKALEGVGLTKKEIDRCRNFYALGLMFWLFDRPMEVTLRWIEEKFKKNPELVKANQMALKAGYYFGETTEVIKKHYRVQKAALAPGLYRNITGNEATALGFVAASVLANKPLLYASYPITPASDILHELSKHKNFGVKTIQAEDEIAAAGIALGTSFTGGLGLTGTSGPGLALKSETINLAVMAELPLVIIDVQRGGPSTGLPTKTEQADLLQSLFGRNSESPLPVIAPATPGECFQMAIEAIRIAVKYMTPVLFLSDGYLANSSEPWLIPDFQKLQKIEIHHPKTGDAFQPYMRDEKTLSRPWAIPGTAGLEHRIGGLEKENITGNVCYDPDNHERMVHLRANKIAGIANDIPPATLLGDQEGDILLVGWGGTCGAITSAVEELRQQGVSVSSVHLRYLNPFPRNLGEILSRFDTILVPELNLGQLTLLLRAKYLVDAKVISKMQGQPFTIKEIVDGVKRLTLKKEVRQWQKQAAHPS; encoded by the coding sequence ATGACAACACCGAAGAAACAGATTGAGGAAAGAAGAGACGTCGTCATCCGATTTGCCGGAGATTCGGGTGATGGGATGCAGCTCACCGGCATGCAATTTACAACAGCGACCGCTATTTTTGGAAACGACCTCGCGACCCTCCCCGATTATCCGGCCGAGATCAGGGCCCCTGCAGGGAGCCTCGCCGGAGTTTCCGGATTCCAGATCAACTTCTCATCTCGAGACATTCGTACCCCGGGAGACTGCCCGAATGTCCTTGTTGCGATGAACCCTGCCGCCTTGAAGACAAATCTCGACGATCTGGAGGAAGGGGGCATTCTGATCACAAACACAGATGCCTTTATCACCCAGAATCTGAAAAAGGCCGGTTATGGGACAAACCCCATCGAAGACGGGAGCCTCGCGAAGTACGAACATTATCAACTTCCGATCACCACCTTGAACGCCAAGGCCCTCGAAGGGGTCGGGCTCACAAAAAAAGAGATCGATCGTTGTCGAAACTTTTATGCCTTGGGACTCATGTTTTGGCTTTTTGATCGCCCCATGGAGGTGACGCTTCGGTGGATCGAGGAAAAGTTCAAGAAGAATCCAGAACTGGTCAAGGCCAATCAGATGGCCCTGAAGGCCGGATATTATTTCGGTGAAACCACCGAGGTCATCAAAAAACATTATCGCGTGCAGAAGGCAGCGTTAGCCCCAGGGCTCTATCGGAATATTACGGGGAATGAGGCGACGGCGCTTGGTTTTGTTGCTGCCTCCGTACTGGCAAATAAACCACTCCTGTATGCAAGCTACCCGATTACACCAGCCTCCGATATCCTCCATGAGCTTTCCAAACACAAAAATTTTGGGGTCAAAACGATCCAGGCCGAGGATGAGATTGCGGCGGCCGGAATAGCCTTGGGGACCTCTTTTACCGGAGGATTGGGGTTGACCGGGACCAGTGGACCCGGCCTCGCATTGAAGAGTGAAACAATCAATCTCGCCGTGATGGCAGAATTACCGTTGGTCATCATCGATGTCCAACGTGGCGGTCCCTCAACAGGTCTTCCAACAAAAACCGAGCAGGCTGATCTCCTTCAAAGCCTCTTCGGGCGCAACTCCGAGAGTCCTCTGCCTGTCATCGCCCCCGCTACACCCGGTGAATGCTTCCAGATGGCGATCGAGGCGATCCGAATCGCGGTCAAATATATGACGCCGGTCCTCTTCCTCTCCGATGGATATCTCGCTAACAGCTCCGAACCCTGGCTCATCCCTGATTTTCAAAAACTTCAGAAAATTGAAATCCATCATCCGAAAACAGGTGACGCTTTCCAACCCTACATGAGGGATGAAAAGACGCTCTCGCGTCCCTGGGCGATTCCTGGGACAGCCGGTCTCGAACATCGCATCGGTGGCTTGGAGAAAGAGAACATTACAGGAAATGTCTGTTACGATCCGGACAACCATGAACGGATGGTTCATTTACGAGCCAACAAGATTGCCGGAATCGCCAATGATATCCCTCCGGCAACCCTCCTTGGAGATCAGGAAGGGGACATTCTGCTGGTCGGTTGGGGAGGGACCTGTGGAGCGATCACCTCCGCAGTTGAGGAACTTCGTCAGCAAGGAGTCTCCGTTTCGAGTGTTCATCTCCGCTACCTGAACCCCTTCCCCCGCAATCTTGGAGAGATTCTCTCACGTTTTGATACGATTCTTGTCCCGGAACTCAACCTCGGTCAACTCACACTCCTTCTCCGGGCAAAATATCTGGTCGATGCGAAGGTGATCTCGAAGATGCAGGGTCAGCCTTTCACCATAAAAGAGATTGTTGATGGGGTGAAGCGTCTCACACTGAAAAAAGAGGTAAGACAATGGCAGAAACAAGCAGCACACCCAAGTTAA
- a CDS encoding CBS domain-containing protein yields MLRETLKNEKIQSLIVNPPLVVSRNRTAGEVIQEMQQRKTGCAIIMNGKKLEGIFTDRDALTRIAAKEADLSLPIEKFMTPNPKTLKEQDSIASAIRLMNNGGYRRIPLLDDEGHVKGVLSVRNIVRYLAEHFPHEVFNLPPVPQQLNRAREGA; encoded by the coding sequence ATGCTGCGCGAAACATTAAAAAACGAGAAGATTCAGTCACTTATAGTAAACCCCCCACTGGTTGTCTCACGCAACAGGACAGCGGGAGAGGTGATTCAGGAGATGCAACAACGAAAAACAGGCTGTGCCATTATTATGAATGGAAAAAAACTGGAGGGGATTTTTACAGATCGTGATGCCTTGACCCGCATCGCCGCAAAAGAGGCAGATCTTTCCCTTCCGATTGAAAAGTTCATGACACCAAACCCAAAGACCCTCAAAGAACAGGACTCAATCGCCTCAGCAATTCGTCTCATGAATAATGGCGGCTATCGGCGGATTCCTCTCCTCGACGATGAAGGTCACGTCAAGGGGGTCCTCTCTGTCCGAAATATCGTCCGCTATCTGGCAGAACATTTTCCCCATGAGGTTTTTAATCTCCCCCCTGTCCCTCAACAGTTGAATCGCGCAAGAGAGGGTGCTTAA
- a CDS encoding NADH-quinone oxidoreductase subunit I translates to MTQISPKVKVLTRQPPTLLERIYLFSLLQGLWVTIRHFLSHFLGFKKMPTYEYPEQPKPIPEGYRAEHRLMKRPDGAVRCTSCMLCATACPANCIEIVATESPDPQVEKYPKVFNINLLRCVFCGLCVEACPVDAIRMDTKKIDMAGFTREEFILDIDYLLGNHPEGMSPYSIAR, encoded by the coding sequence ATGACGCAGATCAGCCCAAAAGTAAAGGTCTTGACCCGTCAACCACCGACCCTTTTAGAGAGGATTTATCTTTTTTCACTGCTTCAGGGACTCTGGGTGACGATCCGTCATTTTTTGAGCCATTTTTTGGGTTTCAAGAAGATGCCAACCTACGAATATCCTGAGCAACCAAAACCGATCCCCGAAGGTTATCGTGCCGAACATCGTCTCATGAAACGTCCGGATGGAGCGGTACGATGCACCTCCTGTATGCTCTGTGCCACCGCCTGTCCCGCCAACTGCATTGAGATTGTCGCAACCGAGAGTCCTGATCCACAGGTCGAAAAATACCCGAAGGTCTTTAATATCAATCTGCTTCGGTGTGTTTTTTGCGGGCTTTGTGTGGAGGCCTGTCCCGTCGATGCGATCCGGATGGATACGAAGAAGATCGACATGGCTGGTTTTACGCGCGAAGAATTTATTCTCGATATTGATTATCTTTTAGGAAATCATCCGGAGGGGATGAGCCCGTATTCGATTGCGCGGTAA
- a CDS encoding isocitrate dehydrogenase (NAD(+)) encodes MTYKVSLIAGDGIGPEITQAAREVIQASGVKIVWDEVLAGQKAIETCGQPLPDATLRSIKKNGVALKGPLATAIGKGFPSINVMLRKQLHLYANVRPAKSMEGIVSRYKNVDLVILRENTEDLYSGIEHFVAPGVVESIKVITRKASLRIAEFAFDYARKNKRKKITAIHKANIMKLSDGLFLDCARKVARKFPKIEYNEMIVDNACMQLVLKPHQFDILLLENLYGDIVSDLAAGLVGGLGVVPAANIGEKGAIFEAVHGTAPDIAGKNKANPIALTLSGALMLDYLGESSAAQKIRKSVGKILKKGRFLTPDLGGTATTSQMTETIIREM; translated from the coding sequence ATGACCTACAAAGTATCTCTTATTGCTGGCGATGGTATTGGCCCTGAGATCACTCAGGCGGCGCGGGAGGTGATTCAAGCGAGTGGTGTGAAGATTGTCTGGGACGAGGTCCTGGCGGGACAGAAGGCGATTGAGACTTGCGGCCAACCGCTTCCGGATGCAACCCTCCGATCGATCAAAAAGAATGGAGTTGCCTTAAAGGGTCCTTTGGCAACGGCGATTGGAAAGGGATTCCCAAGTATTAATGTCATGTTGAGGAAACAGTTGCATCTCTATGCGAACGTTCGTCCTGCCAAGTCGATGGAGGGGATCGTTTCACGATACAAAAATGTCGATTTAGTCATTTTGCGTGAAAATACCGAGGATCTTTACTCAGGGATCGAGCATTTTGTGGCGCCCGGAGTGGTCGAATCGATCAAGGTGATTACCCGCAAGGCCTCGCTTAGGATTGCGGAGTTTGCGTTCGACTACGCCAGGAAAAACAAGCGAAAGAAGATTACAGCGATCCATAAGGCGAATATCATGAAGCTCTCCGACGGTCTTTTTCTGGATTGTGCCCGAAAGGTTGCAAGGAAATTTCCCAAGATTGAATACAACGAGATGATCGTCGACAATGCCTGTATGCAACTGGTCCTGAAGCCGCATCAGTTTGATATCCTGCTTTTGGAAAATCTCTATGGAGATATCGTCTCCGATCTCGCCGCCGGTTTAGTAGGGGGATTAGGGGTTGTTCCCGCCGCGAATATCGGCGAAAAGGGGGCGATCTTCGAGGCGGTGCACGGGACGGCGCCGGATATCGCCGGGAAGAACAAGGCGAACCCGATTGCTCTCACCCTGAGTGGGGCGTTGATGCTAGATTATCTGGGTGAATCGAGCGCCGCTCAAAAAATTAGAAAATCGGTCGGTAAAATTCTGAAAAAGGGGCGCTTTCTCACGCCGGACCTTGGTGGGACCGCCACGACCTCTCAGATGACCGAGACGATTATACGGGAGATGTAG
- a CDS encoding phosphatase PAP2 family protein, whose translation MKRFFCFLLIFFFCFSHSWATSYEERSLFAEKWFFETLPHHLGNDLKETFWNRWHLLGLAAGVGATVGVHEADPDIQKKFHPADPLGGAKDVFNIMGNSLVLGGGTLIATIASKLADAPKATLAAGTMLESLFLTYAITYPLKFSTQRSRPDGSNNHSFPSAHASGSFALATVTEVFYGPLFGVPAYALAGMVAISRLDANKHFASDTMAGAVLGTLVGLGTAKFHKAEKSDLFVIPTMLESGAGISLVKVF comes from the coding sequence ATGAAGCGCTTCTTTTGCTTCCTCCTTATTTTCTTCTTTTGTTTCTCCCACTCGTGGGCCACATCTTATGAAGAACGATCGCTGTTTGCGGAAAAATGGTTTTTCGAAACCCTGCCTCATCATCTGGGAAACGACCTCAAGGAAACCTTCTGGAATCGATGGCACCTTTTGGGTCTTGCGGCTGGTGTTGGAGCGACTGTTGGAGTCCATGAAGCGGATCCTGACATCCAGAAAAAATTTCATCCTGCAGACCCACTGGGTGGGGCAAAAGATGTCTTTAACATCATGGGGAACAGTCTTGTTCTCGGAGGTGGAACCCTCATCGCAACGATCGCCTCAAAGCTGGCCGATGCCCCGAAGGCAACACTCGCGGCAGGGACAATGCTGGAGTCTCTCTTTTTGACCTACGCCATAACCTATCCACTCAAGTTTTCGACCCAAAGGAGCCGGCCAGACGGTTCGAACAATCATTCGTTCCCCTCTGCCCATGCCTCAGGGTCATTCGCCCTCGCGACCGTAACCGAGGTTTTTTATGGCCCCCTCTTTGGTGTCCCTGCCTATGCCCTGGCAGGGATGGTCGCGATTTCACGTCTCGACGCCAACAAGCATTTCGCCTCGGACACAATGGCGGGGGCGGTTCTGGGAACGCTGGTTGGGTTAGGGACAGCCAAATTCCACAAGGCAGAAAAAAGTGATCTTTTTGTCATCCCAACTATGCTAGAATCAGGGGCTGGAATTAGTTTGGTAAAAGTGTTCTAA